A section of the Thunnus albacares chromosome 6, fThuAlb1.1, whole genome shotgun sequence genome encodes:
- the LOC122983934 gene encoding extracellular calcium-sensing receptor-like, with the protein MVKSVPGSVYQAGDVVIGGLFPVHVKAPQPELEFRMEKVNDSCEIFNQRAYRWLQAMIFAVEEINNNPDLLPNFTLGYLAADTCLAESTTLLAAMAMITGQEVHLTNSECGSVPTVPVIVGDPSTSASIVVANTLGVFDVPMVSYLASCVCLSDNKRFPLFFRTMPSDAAEAKAMAKLLRLMGWTWVGLVSADDDFGRFGMQMLMDALRGTEVCVAYHEVIPKNYPKMKMQKIVKHIQKSTARAVVTFLIDQDAKALFEELVHQNVTDKQWIANDAWVTYGAVSVPRYIPSLAGTIGFALRKADIPGLGAFLAHNNTRLSSPNSDPFIKELWEELFGCSPSADLGGTMCSGSEVIGIGESLYTDVSQLRITYNVYKAVYAIAHAINDMLVCEPGKGPFLEGQCPDIQRIQPLQIAHYLRGVNFTTPLNEWMNFDKNGDPPASYDIINWHMTAEGTIEFVTVGHFVSSQGSNGQFHIDMDRVAWGAGSRHEVPVSVCSSPCPPGTRIAVKKGKPVCCFDCLPCAEGEISNQTGSLECIQCPERFWSNSNRTVCIPQQVDFLSYNDMMGIVLSIVSIVGATLTAATFATFLYYRHTPLVRANNSEVIFMLLLSLKLCFLCALAFIGQPATWSCMLRHTLFGISFVLCISCLLSRTVVVLVAFRSTLPGDNLIRYVGPAQQRLGISICTLVQVLICVLWLTLAPPKPAEREIMDNWGPKIILECANGSIVGFSLVLGYIGLLASVCLFLAFLARKLPDNFNEAKLITFSMLIFCNVWVAFVPAYISSPGKYTVAVEIFAILASSYGLLFCIFAPKCFIILLRPEKNTKKHMMAR; encoded by the exons ATGGTAAAGTCTGTTCCAGGTAGTGTTTATCAGGCAGGAGATGTAGTCATTGGAGGACTGTTCCCTGTTCATGTAAAGGCACCACAGCCTGAGTTGGAGTTTCGGATGGAGAAGGTTAATGATTCCTGTGAAAT TTTTAACCAGCGAGCTTATCGCTGGCTTCAGGCCATGATCTTTGCAGTGGAGGAAATTAACAATAACCCGGACCTCCTGCCTAACTTCACCCTTGGCTATCTAGCAGCTGACACTTGCTTGGCAGAGAGCACCACTCTGTTAGCAGCCATGGCTATGATAACTGGACAGGAAGTTCATTTGACAAATTCAGAATGTGGATCTGTACCAACGGTGCCAGTTATTGTTGGTGACCCAAGCACTTCAGCCTCCATTGTTGTAGCAAACACCCTCGGGGTGTTTGATGTACCCATG GTAAGCTACTTGgcctcctgtgtgtgtttgagtgataACAAGAGGTTTCCGCTGTTCTTCCGCACAATGCCCAGTGATGCTGCAGAGGCGAAGGCCATGGCTAAGCTACTGCGTCTGATGGGGTGGACTTGGGTGGGGCTGGTGTCTGCGGATGATGATTTTGGTCGATTTGGGATGCAGATGTTGATGGATGCACTTAGGGGAACTGAAGTGTGTGTCGCCTACCATGAAGTCATTCCAAAG AACTATCCAAAGATGAAAATGCAAAAGATTGTTAAACACATCCAGAAATCCACCGCCAGAGCTGTGGTGACATTTCTTATAGATCAAGATGCAAAG GCTTTATTTGAGGAATTGGTCCATCAGAATGTAACAGATAAGCAGTGGATTGCTAATGATGCTTGGGTTACCTACGGTGCTGTCTCTGTCCCTCGTTACATCCCTTCATTGGCTGGGACAATAGGATTTGCTCTGCGGAAGGCTGATATCCCAGGCCTGGGAGCCTTTCTGGCTCACAATAATACCAGGCTGAGTTCACCCAACTCTGATCCTTTCATTAAAGAACTCTGGGAAGAATTGTTTGGATGCTCTCCAAGTGCTGACCTGGGAGGGACAATGTGTTCAGGCTCAGAGGTTATAG GAATTGGTGAGAGTTTGTACACAGATGTGTCCCAGCTAAGAATTACATATAATGTCTACAAGGCTGTGTATGCTATTGCTCATGCCATAAACGATATGCTGGTCTGTGAACCTGGAAAAGGTCCCTTCCTGGAAGGCCAGTGTCCAGATATCCAGAGGATTCAGCCTTTACAA ATAGCCCACTACCTGAGAGGGGTGAACTTCACCACACCTTTAAACGAATGGATGAACTTTGACAAGAATGGCGACCCGCCTGCCTCTTACGATATCATCAACTGGCATATGACAGCAGAGGGGACAATAGAGTTTGTCACTGTTGGCCATTTTGTGTCCTCTCAAGGGTCAAATGGCCAGTTTCACATTGACATGGACAGAGTGGCATGGGGAGCAGGCAGCAgacatgag gtgcctgtgtctgtgtgtagcaGTCCTTGTCCTCCTGGTACAAGAATAGCTGTGAAGAAAGGGAAGCCTGTTTGCTGCTTTGACTGCCTGCCTTGTGCCGAGGGAGAAATTAGCAACCAAACAG GATCACTGGAGTGTATTCAGTGTCCTGAACGGTTCTGGTCCAACTCAAACCGGACAGTTTGCATTCCCCAGCAGGTGGATTTCCTCTCTTACAATGACATGATGGGGATTGTTCTCTCCATTGTCTCCATTGTTGGAGCAACACTGACAGCCGCCACATTTGCAACCTTCCTTTACTACCGACACACACCTTTG GTGAGAGCCAACAACTCAGAGGTGATCTTTATGCTACTGCTGTCACTCAAGTTGTGCTTCCTATGTGCCCTGGCTTTCATTGGACAGCCAGCCACTTGGTCCTGTATGTTAAGACACACGCTATTTGGAATCAGCTTTGTACTGTGTATCTCCTGCCTGCTGAGCCGCACCGTGGTGGTCCTGGTGGCCTTCCGTTCCACACTGCCAGGGGACAACCTGATACGTTATGTCGGCCCTGCTCAGCAGAGGTTAGGCATCTCCATCTGCACCCTGGTACAG GTGCTGATCTGTGTGCTGTGGCTGACCCTTGCTCCTCCTAAGCCCGCAGAAAGAGAGATCATGGACAACTGGGGACCCAAGATCATTCTTGAATGCGCTAATGGCTCTATTGTAGGCTTCTCACTTGTTCTGGGCTACATTGGCCTGCTGgcctctgtctgcctcttcctgGCCTTCCTAGCAAGGAAGCTCCCCGACAACTTTAATGAAGCCAAACTGATCACCTTCAGCATGCTGATCTTCTGTAATGTCTGGGTGGCATTTGTACCTGCCTACATTAGTTCTCCTGGGAAGTACACTGTCGCAGTGGAGATTTTTGCCATCCTGGCCTCAAGTTATGGCCTTCTGTTCTGCATCTTCGCTCCAAAGTGCTTCATTATTCTCCTAAGGcctgagaaaaacacaaaaaaacacatgatgGCCAGATAG